A genomic segment from Leptospira fainei serovar Hurstbridge str. BUT 6 encodes:
- a CDS encoding alanine racemase, with product MHGINSRRWVLTILFICIVFLGFLKPKDGGIPYSEYFKSLNLELKQRGPGKPVVLLDLDRLDSNLKLLKEKLRPPLKYRIVVKSLPSLDLLRYIVRATDSNRLMVFHSEDIVMLLKDPEFRKFDILLGKPMPALALAQIFHKTSKAEVEKIHWLVDTEDRAIQYLEFAKKEKCKLDLNLEIDIGLHRGGFPNPESIDGVLRLISANPEHLTFSGFMGYEPHVASAPTVLGNKISGMEDALRRSLEQYSSFMKLGKNNHSRLFERDLIFNGGGSKTYRFYQNHIGIVNDVSVGSALVKPTDFDVDSLEDHAPAVFIATPVLKRLEGTTIPFLESISFLFPIWDPNLQVTYFTYGGAFLAKKESPKGLQDNSLFGASTNQGILNGSKATNLYPDDHVFFRPTQSEKVMAEMGEIHLVRNGKLTGIWKCFLN from the coding sequence ATGCACGGAATTAATTCACGCAGATGGGTTCTAACGATTTTATTTATATGTATCGTATTCTTGGGATTTCTAAAGCCCAAGGACGGGGGAATTCCTTATTCTGAATATTTCAAATCTCTAAACCTAGAACTTAAACAACGCGGGCCCGGTAAACCCGTCGTTTTACTGGATTTAGATCGTCTTGATTCGAACTTGAAACTTCTAAAGGAAAAGTTACGACCTCCTCTTAAATATAGAATCGTGGTAAAGTCCTTACCGTCCCTTGATTTACTGCGGTATATAGTCCGAGCGACGGATAGTAATCGTCTGATGGTTTTTCATTCGGAAGATATCGTCATGTTGCTGAAGGATCCTGAATTTCGTAAATTCGATATTCTCTTAGGCAAGCCGATGCCGGCCTTGGCCTTGGCGCAAATCTTTCATAAAACCTCCAAGGCAGAAGTAGAGAAGATTCATTGGTTAGTGGACACGGAGGATCGAGCAATTCAATATCTCGAGTTCGCTAAAAAAGAAAAGTGCAAACTTGACTTAAATTTGGAAATCGATATCGGATTGCATCGAGGCGGTTTTCCGAATCCGGAATCGATAGACGGAGTTCTGCGGTTGATTTCTGCCAATCCTGAACATCTGACCTTTTCCGGGTTTATGGGATATGAACCTCATGTCGCTTCGGCCCCGACGGTTTTAGGGAACAAGATTAGCGGAATGGAAGATGCTCTAAGGCGATCATTGGAGCAGTATTCTTCTTTTATGAAGTTGGGGAAAAATAACCATTCTCGATTATTCGAGAGAGATCTTATTTTTAACGGAGGAGGAAGTAAAACGTATCGATTCTATCAAAATCATATCGGAATCGTAAACGATGTTTCGGTCGGTTCCGCTCTTGTAAAGCCGACGGACTTTGATGTGGATAGCCTTGAAGACCATGCGCCCGCCGTGTTTATCGCGACTCCGGTATTGAAAAGGTTGGAAGGGACTACGATTCCTTTTTTGGAATCGATTTCCTTTCTTTTTCCTATATGGGACCCGAATTTACAGGTCACTTATTTTACGTACGGGGGAGCCTTTCTAGCAAAGAAAGAGTCTCCGAAAGGTCTTCAAGATAATTCTCTTTTCGGCGCGAGCACGAATCAAGGAATATTAAACGGATCGAAAGCGACGAATCTTTATCCGGACGATCACGTTTTTTTCCGCCCGACCCAAAGCGAAAAGGTTATGGCAGAAATGGGAGAAATTCATCTGGTGCGCAATGGGAAATTGACGGGCATTTGGAAATGCTTTCTAAATTAA
- a CDS encoding trimeric intracellular cation channel family protein has translation MNFSAYFDLAGVTVFAISGALAASEKKGHHNDAFTVFFTGFITAIGGGTLRDITLGNYPVSWVRDSNVLWAIFAGFLITIIFTRFLVRYRSWIFIFDTVGISIYTVIGTKISLSYGVNPFAASILGMISAVFGGVIRDTLINEVPLIFRREIYATACLAGSILYILLSKADVNVDLNTGLSAALIIFIRIIAVRYNLALPKFRLPE, from the coding sequence TTGAATTTTTCTGCGTATTTCGATTTAGCCGGGGTCACAGTCTTCGCCATTTCAGGAGCGCTGGCCGCTTCGGAAAAGAAAGGCCATCACAATGATGCGTTTACCGTTTTCTTTACCGGTTTTATCACTGCAATCGGAGGGGGAACTCTAAGAGATATAACGCTCGGGAATTATCCGGTATCTTGGGTTCGGGATTCCAACGTTCTTTGGGCGATTTTCGCGGGTTTCTTAATAACGATCATTTTCACTCGCTTTCTAGTGCGGTATCGGAGTTGGATTTTTATTTTTGATACTGTAGGAATTAGCATCTATACGGTTATCGGAACCAAAATCTCCCTTTCGTACGGAGTGAATCCGTTTGCAGCTTCCATCCTTGGAATGATTTCCGCCGTTTTCGGCGGGGTAATTCGAGATACTCTCATCAATGAAGTACCTTTGATTTTTCGCCGAGAAATTTATGCTACAGCCTGTCTAGCAGGGTCGATACTCTACATTTTGTTGAGTAAAGCTGACGTAAACGTCGATCTAAATACCGGGCTTTCCGCAGCGCTAATCATTTTTATTCGAATTATTGCGGTTCGATACAATCTCGCCTTGCCCAAATTTCGTCTGCCGGAATAG
- a CDS encoding SDR family oxidoreductase codes for MKILITGASGGLGQKLAEDSFARGHEIFLTDINEKALNAFASKWKAERNRVITSKLDISSAADWKKVMNLLYKKWERLDILMNVAGYLLPGYIYETQPKDIDRHIDINSKGLMYGTREASLRMIDQGGGHIINIASLAGVVPISGLTLYSASKFAVRGFSLAAAEELRPKNVFVTTVCPDAIKTPMLDLQKDYESASLTFSGNRYLAVEDVSNIIFQKVIPNKPLEILLPSSRGFLAKLVAFFPFLGIMLGPALRSKGKKKQAVYTV; via the coding sequence ATGAAAATATTAATTACCGGCGCTAGCGGCGGATTGGGACAAAAACTCGCCGAAGATTCCTTTGCGAGAGGGCATGAAATCTTTCTAACTGATATTAACGAAAAAGCGTTAAACGCGTTTGCGTCGAAATGGAAAGCGGAGAGAAACAGGGTTATTACCTCGAAATTGGATATCAGTTCCGCTGCGGATTGGAAGAAGGTTATGAATCTCCTGTATAAAAAATGGGAGCGATTGGATATTCTGATGAATGTTGCCGGTTATTTGCTCCCGGGTTATATCTACGAAACTCAACCGAAGGATATCGACCGACATATCGACATCAATTCAAAAGGATTAATGTACGGAACAAGGGAAGCGTCTCTACGTATGATCGATCAGGGGGGAGGTCATATCATCAATATCGCTTCGCTTGCAGGGGTCGTTCCTATCTCGGGGCTGACGCTTTATAGTGCCTCGAAATTTGCCGTGCGAGGGTTTTCTCTAGCGGCCGCGGAAGAACTCAGGCCGAAAAACGTGTTCGTAACGACGGTATGTCCTGACGCGATAAAAACTCCAATGCTTGATTTACAAAAGGATTACGAATCGGCTTCCTTGACCTTCTCCGGAAATCGATATTTGGCCGTGGAGGACGTTTCGAATATCATCTTTCAAAAAGTAATTCCTAATAAACCTTTAGAAATTCTTCTTCCTAGTTCAAGAGGGTTTCTTGCCAAGTTAGTAGCGTTCTTTCCGTTTCTCGGCATTATGTTAGGACCGGCTCTTAGAAGCAAAGGCAAGAAAAAACAAGCCGTATATACGGTCTAA
- a CDS encoding MBL fold metallo-hydrolase, with translation MVKPTASKTKKTSSSSKKERTIKPIQDFLGSRNLPAPVDRLEDVRKRARRFRERILSGPQVIFYKSYDLIKVPYPTKYGLLNAFALPTPLMHIVNRLFIVQYKTLERVKTLLFSPSDLDGNSETPFFKRFAESFGPFKDFGKKIVAPILNTVEECLADSGIAPSQVDYISYDHLHTQDLRKWLGANGQPGYFPNAKLLVMREEWNSIQGLLPPQADWYCPNGSGGISMNRIVLLDSDVELGGGVALIKTPGHTYGNHSLVAHTPEGIFVSSENGVSADSYAPTKSRIPGVRKYAKTTGMEVILNGNTLEIGLDQYISMVLEKEIAGASSRNPDFYNVVPSSEMAGFWLFPGTNPTFSFGRLQFGDPIRSDV, from the coding sequence ATGGTAAAACCGACCGCTTCTAAAACAAAGAAAACAAGTTCTTCTTCAAAGAAGGAACGTACAATTAAGCCTATTCAGGATTTCCTAGGTTCGCGGAATCTCCCTGCTCCGGTCGATCGACTTGAAGATGTGCGTAAACGAGCGAGAAGATTTAGGGAAAGAATTCTTTCCGGCCCGCAAGTTATCTTTTATAAATCCTATGATTTGATCAAAGTTCCTTATCCTACTAAGTACGGTCTCTTAAATGCGTTTGCACTTCCTACTCCGCTGATGCATATAGTAAATCGTCTTTTCATTGTGCAATATAAAACGTTGGAAAGAGTTAAAACTCTCTTATTCTCTCCTTCGGACCTTGATGGAAATTCCGAAACGCCTTTCTTTAAACGATTTGCCGAAAGCTTCGGTCCGTTTAAAGACTTCGGAAAGAAAATCGTTGCTCCTATCTTGAATACCGTAGAGGAATGTCTTGCAGACTCCGGGATTGCTCCGTCGCAGGTGGATTATATTTCTTACGATCATTTGCATACCCAGGATTTGCGGAAATGGTTAGGCGCGAACGGGCAGCCCGGATATTTTCCCAATGCGAAACTTTTAGTTATGCGGGAAGAATGGAATTCAATTCAAGGACTCTTACCGCCGCAAGCAGACTGGTATTGTCCGAACGGTTCGGGAGGAATTTCCATGAATCGAATCGTTCTTTTGGATTCGGATGTTGAATTGGGCGGAGGAGTTGCTCTTATCAAAACTCCCGGGCATACTTACGGAAATCATAGTTTGGTCGCTCACACTCCGGAAGGCATTTTCGTTTCGAGCGAAAACGGCGTTTCCGCCGATAGCTATGCTCCGACCAAATCTCGCATTCCGGGCGTTCGTAAATATGCAAAGACAACCGGCATGGAAGTCATTCTAAATGGGAATACTTTGGAGATCGGACTTGATCAATATATTTCCATGGTATTAGAAAAAGAAATCGCAGGAGCATCCTCGAGAAATCCCGATTTTTATAATGTGGTTCCATCCTCGGAAATGGCGGGATTTTGGCTCTTCCCGGGCACGAATCCTACGTTCTCGTTCGGTCGACTCCAATTCGGCGATCCGATTCGGTCCGACGTTTAA
- a CDS encoding adenylate/guanylate cyclase domain-containing protein codes for MSLKQKTNVQISIFSWFLSLSLIFCLPLIAEETISASHWKDIDLKRLDWYSLEGFLPEHKNGFDESSNKVRKIESFPIVLNAIYDSPISTGTKEFTLQTRFTLQEDPKQLSFIEPISLFINSIGENWEIFLNGHLLKSEVHLAPDGRIDRRRTIRQLRLPLDSSLLRQGTNILVFRLIGDAPAVSLPELLAPRNPDLGFYVDGDYSINKSADFTREAGVLLNLSLNTIYVFFGLYHLLIFSKRTTDKYNLYFGVFSIAMALYSLCRSSLSFEVIADTAIITRLEYGSVALLASLFLLFLHDYFYGRALPNLPILIIAGWSFVIFFFSLLAPFRYLMTSLRLWQFSMVPTLAYLLYFIGKAVYLRKKDASLMAISMFVIVFIAVYDILDSVFFQLGIRFTQFAYLLFVISLTTILANRFIELYKQSEDLNIELSHQKLELARQKNAFFRFVPMQFLSVLGKDSAVDVNLGDSALREMSVLFTDIRSFTTISEKMTPEENFRFINGYLASMEPLIQKYDGFVDKFMGDAILALFSAERAVQSPDQWEGKSAADRAVYAAIAMKKRIRELDVEVKGGHLKGVRIGIGINTGNLMLGTVGSSDRLDTTVIGDTVNVASRLESLTSLYKADILITQHTLASLTISDDVAIREVDSVVVKGKSQPIIIYEVYEADDPHIRKLKEATLPLVSRGIILYKVGNFKDALVNFEQALKVFPEDIVAILYRKRCQEYIETPPLGNWVGVQHLLEK; via the coding sequence ATGTCGCTTAAACAGAAGACGAATGTTCAAATTTCGATTTTTTCTTGGTTTCTCTCTCTTTCCTTAATTTTCTGTCTTCCTTTGATCGCCGAGGAGACCATATCGGCATCGCATTGGAAAGATATAGATCTCAAACGACTTGATTGGTACTCTTTAGAAGGGTTTCTTCCCGAACATAAAAACGGATTCGACGAATCTTCCAATAAAGTCAGGAAGATCGAATCTTTTCCCATCGTTTTGAATGCGATTTATGATAGTCCGATTTCCACCGGGACGAAGGAATTTACTCTTCAGACCCGTTTCACGTTGCAGGAAGATCCAAAGCAACTTTCCTTCATCGAACCGATTTCACTCTTCATCAATTCCATAGGGGAAAATTGGGAAATTTTTCTGAACGGGCATTTGCTAAAAAGCGAAGTTCATTTGGCTCCCGACGGACGGATAGATCGGAGAAGAACGATTCGTCAACTTCGATTGCCCTTGGATTCCAGTCTATTAAGACAGGGGACGAATATTTTAGTATTTCGTTTAATCGGCGACGCGCCGGCAGTCTCCCTTCCTGAACTTTTAGCTCCGCGAAATCCGGATCTGGGTTTTTACGTGGACGGCGATTATTCGATAAACAAAAGCGCTGATTTTACGCGAGAGGCAGGTGTCTTATTAAATCTAAGTTTAAATACGATATACGTTTTTTTCGGTTTATATCATTTGTTGATTTTTTCGAAACGGACCACGGATAAATACAATCTTTATTTCGGCGTCTTTTCAATCGCGATGGCGCTTTATTCTCTCTGTCGCTCTTCTCTTTCCTTCGAAGTTATTGCCGATACTGCCATTATAACAAGGTTAGAATACGGATCCGTTGCTTTATTGGCCTCCTTGTTTCTACTTTTCCTGCATGATTATTTTTACGGGCGAGCTCTTCCCAATCTTCCGATCCTGATAATTGCAGGTTGGAGTTTCGTGATTTTCTTCTTCTCCTTATTGGCGCCGTTTCGGTACCTCATGACAAGCCTGCGTCTTTGGCAATTTTCAATGGTACCCACGTTGGCATATCTTTTGTATTTCATCGGGAAGGCGGTGTATCTGCGTAAGAAAGACGCTTCTTTAATGGCAATCAGTATGTTCGTCATCGTATTTATTGCGGTCTACGATATACTCGATTCGGTTTTCTTCCAGCTTGGAATTCGGTTTACGCAATTCGCATATCTTTTATTCGTAATATCCTTAACGACAATTTTAGCGAATCGTTTCATCGAACTATATAAGCAGTCCGAAGATTTAAACATAGAACTCAGTCATCAAAAGCTGGAATTGGCCAGACAAAAAAACGCTTTTTTTCGATTTGTGCCTATGCAATTCTTAAGTGTGCTTGGAAAAGATTCCGCAGTGGACGTGAATTTGGGAGACTCCGCTCTTCGAGAAATGAGCGTGTTGTTTACCGATATTCGGTCTTTCACAACGATCTCGGAAAAAATGACTCCTGAGGAAAATTTCCGATTTATCAACGGCTATTTGGCTAGCATGGAGCCTCTGATTCAAAAATACGACGGCTTCGTGGATAAGTTTATGGGGGATGCGATTTTGGCGCTTTTCTCCGCAGAACGAGCTGTTCAGTCTCCGGACCAATGGGAAGGTAAGTCTGCTGCGGACCGTGCCGTATATGCTGCGATCGCGATGAAGAAACGGATTCGCGAACTGGATGTAGAAGTTAAGGGAGGACATCTAAAGGGAGTAAGAATCGGAATAGGAATCAACACAGGCAATCTAATGTTGGGAACCGTAGGTTCTTCCGACAGATTAGATACGACCGTGATAGGCGACACGGTAAACGTGGCCTCTCGATTGGAGAGTCTTACGAGCTTGTATAAGGCCGACATTCTAATAACCCAACATACATTAGCTAGCTTAACAATTTCGGACGATGTTGCAATTCGCGAAGTGGATTCCGTTGTCGTGAAGGGCAAAAGCCAGCCCATCATTATTTACGAAGTTTATGAGGCCGACGATCCGCATATTCGCAAACTTAAGGAAGCTACATTACCGTTAGTATCGCGCGGGATTATATTATATAAAGTCGGTAATTTTAAAGATGCGTTAGTAAACTTCGAGCAAGCTTTGAAGGTTTTTCCCGAAGATATAGTCGCAATATTGTATCGTAAACGCTGCCAAGAATATATAGAAACACCACCGCTCGGAAATTGGGTCGGCGTACAACATCTGCTGGAAAAATAG
- a CDS encoding peroxiredoxin: MVDKWEGKKLPDVSLESSTGGTVHLPKDAEGSWTLLYFYPKDDTPGCTKQACSYRDHLEDFRKAGAKVFGISSDSLDSHQNFINKFNISFPLLSDPHQTLSGQLGVYGDQEWQGRVFKGLSRDTFLVGPDGTIKKVWRKVDPTKTVSETLDEILKAARA; encoded by the coding sequence ATGGTGGACAAATGGGAAGGCAAGAAATTGCCGGATGTAAGCTTAGAAAGTAGTACCGGTGGCACAGTTCATTTACCGAAGGACGCCGAGGGTTCCTGGACCTTGTTGTATTTCTACCCCAAAGACGACACTCCCGGCTGCACCAAACAGGCCTGTTCCTATCGAGATCATTTGGAAGACTTTCGGAAAGCGGGCGCAAAAGTTTTCGGAATCAGTTCCGACTCCTTGGATAGTCATCAGAATTTCATTAACAAATTCAATATAAGTTTTCCTCTTCTATCCGATCCTCACCAAACTTTGAGCGGACAGTTAGGAGTTTATGGAGACCAGGAATGGCAAGGCCGCGTATTCAAAGGATTGTCTAGAGATACGTTCCTTGTAGGCCCCGACGGTACCATTAAAAAAGTTTGGAGAAAGGTGGACCCTACTAAAACAGTTTCCGAGACTCTAGATGAAATTTTAAAGGCGGCGCGAGCCTAA
- a CDS encoding M61 family metallopeptidase, translating into MGIKYSLDTYLPHQHYLQVEMEVHPKKKETFLSIPTWSPGSYKIRDYAKSIHKVRLVNPKSGWTIEQTDLDTWKVYSKGETFRISYLVFGFEHTVRTNYFANEFILIHPPATFLYCKDLLNSEVEVSWKSLSPFKHCHTGLKRKENAKLTWKASNIDELFDSPILLTNEKEIRFEAQSCSFDLVVLGHVSSAEKRKIAVDLSKIVDTQIRCMGGTENSYYLFILDMTENLYGGLEHLNCSVNQFDPLGAFSGENYRTLIELLSHEYFHHWNVKRIRPIALGPFDYQKPNLTKELWIAEGITSFFDAYFLLLCEIYNPQQYLNKLWKDIRELEDSEGEGWMSLEDSSFTAWTKYYNRPLDPNFGNTGISYYTKGAILSLSFQLFILAETGGEKSLLDVMRELYKSYYLEKRRGFTKAEFFQAAKKAVGVDLKLEFDSYIVEPKRIPIEKYLAKIGIERTSSQPKLEPGFRAREEKGRLILNKINLSKSIKNSDLSTGDEWISIDGLRVLPNNFKDLLKNYKPGEKAELLIARRGAILKRKIQFDKKPSSNEFWINDKVDETALSLREIFLSSKPALNSISKVESKKKKNGVAAKTIKSR; encoded by the coding sequence GTGGGAATTAAGTATTCTCTAGACACTTATCTACCACATCAACATTACCTACAGGTGGAAATGGAGGTCCACCCGAAGAAGAAAGAAACCTTTCTTTCCATTCCTACCTGGTCCCCTGGGTCGTATAAAATTAGAGATTATGCGAAATCCATTCATAAAGTACGTTTAGTAAATCCTAAATCGGGATGGACCATAGAGCAAACGGATTTGGATACTTGGAAAGTATATTCCAAAGGCGAAACGTTTCGCATTTCGTATTTAGTATTCGGCTTTGAACATACGGTTCGCACGAATTATTTCGCCAATGAGTTTATTTTAATTCATCCGCCCGCAACATTTCTATACTGCAAAGACTTATTGAATTCCGAAGTGGAAGTTTCCTGGAAATCCCTTTCGCCGTTCAAGCACTGTCATACAGGATTGAAGCGAAAAGAGAACGCGAAGTTAACTTGGAAGGCTTCAAATATCGACGAACTATTCGATAGCCCGATTCTTCTGACTAACGAAAAAGAAATCCGTTTCGAAGCGCAATCCTGTAGCTTCGATCTTGTCGTTCTGGGACATGTCTCGAGCGCGGAAAAACGAAAAATAGCCGTTGATCTTTCCAAAATCGTGGATACGCAAATTCGATGCATGGGAGGCACCGAAAATTCGTATTATTTATTCATACTTGATATGACGGAAAACCTTTATGGAGGATTGGAACATCTTAATTGTAGCGTAAACCAGTTCGATCCCCTCGGCGCATTTTCGGGAGAAAACTATCGAACTTTAATCGAGCTTCTTTCCCACGAATATTTTCATCATTGGAACGTAAAACGGATTCGGCCCATCGCATTGGGACCGTTCGATTACCAAAAACCCAATCTAACTAAGGAACTCTGGATTGCGGAAGGAATTACCAGCTTCTTTGACGCTTATTTTCTTTTATTATGCGAAATATATAATCCTCAGCAATATCTGAACAAGCTCTGGAAGGACATTCGAGAGTTGGAGGATTCCGAAGGCGAAGGCTGGATGAGTTTGGAAGACTCCAGCTTTACCGCATGGACTAAATATTATAATCGCCCCCTTGATCCGAATTTCGGAAACACCGGGATCTCGTATTATACGAAAGGAGCAATTCTATCATTGAGCTTTCAGTTATTCATTCTCGCAGAAACCGGAGGGGAGAAGTCATTGCTGGACGTCATGCGGGAATTGTATAAAAGCTATTATTTGGAGAAGAGGCGCGGATTCACTAAAGCCGAGTTTTTTCAAGCGGCAAAGAAAGCCGTAGGCGTGGATTTGAAACTCGAATTCGACTCTTATATAGTCGAACCGAAAAGAATACCGATCGAGAAATACCTGGCTAAAATCGGAATTGAAAGGACTTCTTCGCAGCCTAAGTTGGAACCCGGTTTTAGAGCAAGGGAAGAAAAAGGAAGGTTGATTCTTAATAAGATCAACCTTTCCAAATCAATCAAAAATTCCGATCTAAGCACGGGTGACGAATGGATTTCCATCGATGGATTACGAGTCCTACCCAATAATTTCAAGGATTTATTAAAGAACTATAAACCTGGAGAGAAAGCCGAACTTTTAATCGCAAGACGCGGAGCAATTCTGAAGCGTAAAATTCAATTTGATAAAAAACCGTCGTCTAACGAATTTTGGATAAACGATAAAGTCGACGAAACCGCTTTATCCTTGCGAGAAATATTCTTATCTTCCAAACCGGCGCTAAATTCGATAAGCAAAGTGGAATCAAAGAAGAAAAAAAACGGAGTCGCTGCAAAGACAATTAAATCGCGGTGA
- a CDS encoding SDR family NAD(P)-dependent oxidoreductase, with protein MLKNPLEFGSILVTGGSGGLGRALVRNFTAAGFSVWNWDKNPPAKIESGESFVSIDLLSAVRVKEECRSLVENLTSPGQERRLTGFVHCAGYGGPYHKITEVTLEEWDAIFSVNLRSAFQITQTLLPILSTQKFGRLIYIASSLSIKGRALSVAYSASKHGLAGFVKSIAAEWGEFGITANAISPGYIETKMGIREDQVDDHREKILSMTPTKTIASPEEIARVASFLLSDDSRYINGANWAVDGGITAI; from the coding sequence TTGTTAAAAAATCCTTTAGAATTCGGTTCCATTTTAGTTACAGGCGGCAGCGGAGGATTAGGGCGAGCCTTAGTTCGAAATTTTACTGCCGCCGGCTTCTCGGTCTGGAATTGGGATAAGAATCCCCCGGCAAAAATCGAGTCGGGAGAATCTTTCGTTTCCATAGATCTACTTTCCGCCGTTCGAGTGAAGGAAGAATGTAGATCGTTGGTGGAAAATCTGACTTCTCCCGGACAAGAACGTCGCTTAACAGGATTTGTACATTGCGCCGGGTACGGCGGGCCATATCATAAAATTACGGAAGTCACATTAGAAGAATGGGATGCGATATTTTCGGTTAACCTTCGTTCGGCTTTTCAAATTACGCAGACGCTTTTACCGATCTTATCGACTCAAAAATTCGGCCGTTTGATTTATATCGCCTCGTCCCTTTCGATCAAAGGGAGAGCTTTGTCGGTCGCTTATTCCGCATCGAAGCATGGCTTAGCCGGTTTCGTAAAATCCATAGCTGCGGAATGGGGAGAATTCGGAATCACTGCCAACGCTATCAGTCCCGGATATATAGAAACAAAAATGGGAATCCGGGAAGATCAGGTAGATGATCATCGGGAAAAAATACTCTCTATGACTCCGACAAAAACGATTGCGAGTCCCGAAGAGATAGCGCGAGTCGCTTCCTTTTTACTTTCGGACGACTCTCGTTATATTAACGGAGCCAATTGGGCTGTGGACGGAGGGATCACCGCGATTTAA
- the argB gene encoding acetylglutamate kinase — protein MEQSFERVNHILEALPYITKYSGKTVVIKYGGAAMAKADLKESFAKDIVLLKYVGIHPVIVHGGGPEINRLLDSLHIPTEFVHGHRVTNAETMDVVEMVLTGKVNKQIVSMINAEGGNAVGLSGKDGNLAEASKTKIEIEVEGAVPQLVDVGLVGKIDKIDPTVVLSLQEKGFIPVISPVAESTRGESLNINADTFAGELAGALKAEKLILLTDTSGILIDGKLVTGLNKALVKDYIRKGEITGGMIPKVECCLSAIDHGVRRTHIIDGRVPHSILIEIFTDQGIGSLIE, from the coding sequence ATGGAACAATCTTTCGAGCGGGTCAACCATATTCTTGAAGCCCTTCCTTACATCACAAAATACTCGGGGAAGACCGTCGTGATTAAATATGGCGGCGCGGCTATGGCAAAAGCGGATTTGAAAGAATCGTTTGCGAAGGATATAGTCCTGCTCAAATACGTAGGAATTCATCCAGTGATCGTTCATGGTGGCGGGCCGGAGATCAATAGACTTTTAGACTCGCTTCATATTCCGACCGAGTTTGTTCACGGCCATCGAGTAACCAACGCCGAGACGATGGACGTCGTGGAAATGGTTCTAACCGGAAAAGTGAATAAACAGATTGTTTCGATGATCAACGCCGAAGGAGGAAACGCCGTTGGACTTTCAGGAAAAGACGGCAACCTGGCGGAGGCTTCCAAAACAAAAATTGAAATCGAGGTAGAAGGAGCGGTTCCTCAATTAGTCGATGTGGGATTGGTCGGTAAAATAGACAAGATCGACCCGACAGTCGTACTATCTCTCCAGGAAAAAGGGTTCATTCCTGTGATTTCCCCCGTGGCAGAATCGACCCGAGGAGAATCGTTAAATATTAATGCGGATACTTTCGCCGGCGAACTTGCCGGGGCTCTCAAAGCTGAAAAGCTAATTCTTCTCACCGACACTAGCGGAATTTTAATCGATGGAAAACTCGTAACCGGCCTAAATAAAGCGTTGGTAAAAGATTATATTCGGAAAGGAGAAATAACGGGCGGTATGATCCCGAAAGTCGAATGTTGCCTTTCCGCAATCGACCATGGAGTCCGCAGAACTCATATTATAGATGGAAGAGTGCCGCATTCGATTCTCATCGAAATTTTCACCGACCAAGGAATCGGATCGTTGATAGAGTGA